From one Gossypium hirsutum isolate 1008001.06 chromosome D08, Gossypium_hirsutum_v2.1, whole genome shotgun sequence genomic stretch:
- the LOC107932793 gene encoding derlin-1, whose protein sequence is MSSPAEFYNSLPPISKAYGTVCLLTTTASQLGLLNIFYIELLHEYVFKYFQVWRLFTNFFFLGKFSINFGIRLLMIARYGVQLEKGPFERRTADFLWMMIFGALSLLVLSAIPIFRTPFLGVSLVFMLLYVWSREFPNAQINIYGLVTLKAFYLPWAMLALDVIFGSELIPDLLGIIAGHLYYFLTVLHPLATGKVFLKTPMWVNKLVARYRIGAPSRPSSRSAAQSDRPTGVAFSGRSYRLSG, encoded by the exons ATGTCTTCACCGGCTGA ATTTTATAACTCTCTTCCACCTATTAGCAAGGCTTATGGGACTGTGTGCCTATTGACCACAACAGCCTCTCAGTTAGGACTATTAAATATCTTTTACATTGAGTTGCTACATGAATATGTATTCAAGTACTTTCAG GTGTGGAGGCTATTTACAAATTTCTTTTTCCTCGGgaaattttctatcaattttgggATACGCCTTTTAATGAT AGCAAGATATGGAGTTCAACTCGAGAAGGGACCATTTGAAAGGCGGACAGCTGATTTCTTGTGGATGATGATATTTGGCGCTTTGTCATTGTTG GTTTTGTCAGCAATCCCGATATTCCGTACCCCTTTCCTAGGGGTGTCTCTCGTTTTCATGCTTCTTTATGTCTGGAGTAGAGAGTTTCCAAATGCTCAAATCAACATATACGGCCTTGTAACTCTTAAG GCATTCTATCTACCTTGGGCAATGCTTGCTTTGGATGTTATTTTTGGCTCAGAACTCATCCCGGATCTGCTCGGGATCATTGCTGGACATCTATATTACTTCCTGACTGTGTTGCATCCTCTTGCAACCGGAAAGGTCTTCCTCAAGACGCCTATGTGGGT AAACAAACTGGTTGCAAGATATAGAATAGGAGCTCCGTCACGGCCAAGTAGCCGATCCGCTGCACAGTCTGATAGACCAACAGGTGTAGCTTTCAGTGGAAGATCGTATCGACTTAGTGGATGA
- the LOC107932901 gene encoding uncharacterized protein, whose amino-acid sequence MMDAKALAKSKRAHSQHHSKKPHSVQKSKPPSPGVNEPSNSKKQTIKQIKEKAHQAQRISALPSNWNRYEEEFDSGSEDPTQTPDVIVPKSKGADFRHLLSEAQSQLQANPYSNNIPSLDDVFPGDFNQFVGSMLAVRGEGILSWTGNFVVDDSTTATPEASFLSLNLQALAEQLEKVDLSKRLFIEEDLLPPDLRSERSKVKNDQEPDQMQAAPDRKEAAKITEGSTPNDLPGSKAIDAILSNSGLDLMAEVQSVSISSQNSESSESRAPDNLNFTTASNKKVPKFEAAAAEAKLDMLLNSFNETKLLDTSNLSSEKPSSIGSLKASNLDSLLDDLLQETSTTVNRGIDSSKTAAVNSTSEDLLDDLLQETSSKIVDAKLGSDNNVRSSSSSSQPVSKSKILNDFDSWLDTI is encoded by the exons ATGATGGATGCTAAAGCATTGGCAAAATCAAAAAGAGCTCATTCACAACACCATAGTAAAAAGCCTCATTCGGTTCAAAAATCGAAACCACCATCACCTGGTGTTAATGAACCTTCAAATTCGAAAAAGCAAACAATCAAGCAAATCAAAGAGAAAGCTCACCAGGCTCAGCGTATATCCGCATTACCATCGAATTGGAATCGTTACGAGGAAGAATTTGATTCAGGTTCTGAAGATCCAACCCAAACTCCCGATGTTATTGTGCCAAAGAGTAAAGGAGCGGACTTTCGTCATTTGCTTTCCGAGGCTCAATCTCAGTTGCAAGCAAATCCTTATTCAAATAACATTCCTTCTTTAGACGATGTTTTTCCCG GTGATTTCAATCAATTTGTAGGTTCAATGCTTGCAGTAAGAGGAGAGGGAATTTTATCATGGACTGGAAATTTCGTTGTGGATGATAGCACGACTGCAACTCCTGAG GCCTCATTTCTCTCCCTTAATTTGCAAGCTCTTGCTGAACAACTCGAAAAAGTAGATTTATCCAAGAGGCTCTTCATTGAAGAAGATCTATTACCACCAGATCTG CGTTCTGAGAGATCAAAGGTAAAAAATGATCAGGAACCTGATCAAATGCAAGCGGCGCCTGATCGAAAAGAAGCTGCAAAGATAACTGAAGGATCAACTCCAAATGATTTACCCGGCAGCAAGGCCATAGATGCAATATTGTCCAACAGCGGTTTGGATTTGATGGCTGAAGTTCAGAGTGTTTCTATTTCCAGTCAAAACAGCGAATCCAGTGAAAGTAGAGCACCAGACAATTTGAATTTCACTACTGCTTCGAACAAGAAAGTCCCGAAATTTGAAGCGGCAGCCGCTGAAGCCAAATTGGATATGCTTCTTAATTCTTTCAATGAGACTAAACTTCTCGATACTTCCAACTTAAGTTCCGAAAAACCCTCGAGCATCGGTTCACTCAAAGCTTCCAATTTAGACAGTTTGCTGGATGATTTATTACAAGAAACATCAACAACAGTAAACCGAGGTATAGATTCATCGAAGACTGCCGCAGTTAATTCAACTTCCGAAGATTTACTCGATGATTTATTACAAGAAacatcatcaaaaattgtagatGCCAAACTTGGTTCAGATAACAATGTTCGATCCTCCTCTTCATCTTCCCAACCTGTCTCGAAGTCAAAAATATTGAATGATTTTGATTCATGGTTAGATACTATTTGA
- the LOC107932874 gene encoding mitochondrial-processing peptidase subunit alpha isoform X2 encodes MYRTAASRLRALKGRTSHIAPARFASSSTVATTSSSSGGLLSWLTGSQSKSVPSLDFPLPGVALPPSLPDYVEPGKTKITTLPNGLKVASETSASPAASIGLYVDCGSIYESPASFGVSHLLERMAFKSTTNRSHLRIVREVEAIGGNVNAAVSREQIGYTFDALKTYVPEMVELLIDCVRNPAYLDWEVNEQLQKVKEEIAEAAKNPHGLLLEAIHSAGYSGALANPLLAPESAVNMLNSTVLEDFAAENFTASRMVLAATGVEHEELLSVAEPLLSDLPNIPRAREPNSVYTGGDYRCQADSGGQTHFALAFELPGGWHNEKEAIILTVLQILMGGGGSFSAGGPGKGMYSRLYLRVLNQYPQVQSFSAFNSIYNHTGLFGIQATTGSDFVPSAIDVAVKELIAVATPGQVEQKELERAKQSTKSAILMNLESRAVASEDIGKQILTYGERKPVEHFLKVVDKITPKDISSVAEKLLSSNLTMASYGNVINVPRYDSISSKFKGK; translated from the exons ATGTACCGTACTGCAGCCTCTCGCCTCCGAGCTCTCAAA GGTCGCACGAGCCATATAGCACCTGCAAGGTTTGCAAGTTCAAGCACTGTTGCTACAACATCATCCTCTTCAGGTGGCCTCTTAAGTTGGCTGACTGGGAGTCAATCCAAGTCTGTACCATCACTAGATTTCCCCCTACCAGGTGTTGCTTTACCACCTTCATTGCCTGATTATGTTGAACCTGGTAAAACTAAGATTACAACTCTTCCAAATGGCCTCAAAGTTGCTTCAGAAACCTCAGCA AGTCCTGCTGCTTCAATAGGATTATATGTCGATTGTGGTTCAATCTATGAGTCACCAGCTTCTTTTGGGGTCTCACACCTACTTGAGCGTATGGCCTTCAAAAGCACGACAAACCGAAGCCATTTGCGTATTGTGAGGGAAGTAGAGGCAATTGGTGGCAATGTAAATGCTGCAGTTTCTCGGGAGCAGATTGGATATACCTTTGATGCTTTGAAGACTTATGTTCCTGAAATGGTAGAGTTGCTTATTGATTGTGTGAGAAACCCTGCTTACTTGGATTGGGAGGTTAATGAACAA CTTCAGAAAGTGAAAGAGGAAATTGCTGAAGCAGCAAAGAATCCACATGGCTTGCTTTTAGAAGCCATTCACTCGGCTGGTTATTCTGGTGCATTGGCAAATCCTCTTTTAGCCCCAGAATCTGCAGTTAATATGTTGAACAGTACAGTTTTGGAGGATTTTGCTGCA gaaaatttTACTGCTTCTCGGATGGTACTGGCAGCAACTGGTGTAGAACATGAAGAATTGTTATCTGTTGCAGAACCACTTCTGTCAGATCTTCCCAATATTCCTCGTGCTCGGGAACCAAATTCTGTGTATACTGGGGGAGATTATCGTTGCCAGGCTGATTCAGGG GGCCAAACACATTTTGCTCTTGCATTTGAACTTCCTGGTGGTTGGCACAATGAGAAGGAAGCTATAATTTTGACCGTTCTTCAG ATTCTAATGGGAGGAGGTGGATCATTTTCAGCTGGCGGCCCTGGAAAAGGAATGTATTCAAGATTAT ATCtacgtgtcttgaatcagtatccacAAGTTCAGTCCTTTTCGGCATTCAACAGCATTTACAACCATACTGGCTTATTTGGAATACAAGCTACAACT GGTTCTGATTTTGTACCATCTGCCATTGATGTTGCTGTCAAGGAGCTTATTGCTGTTGCAACTCCTGGACAAG TTGAGCAGAAAGAACTGGAGCGTGCTAAACAGTCGACCAAGTCTGCCATTTTGATGAACTTGGAATCCAGA GCAGTTGCTTCAGAAGATATTGGTAAACAAATCTTGACATATGGTGAGAG GAAACCCGTGGAGCATTTCTTGAAGGTCGTTGATAAAATTACACCAAAGGATATTTCTTCGGTAGCCGAAAAGCTTCTATCTTCTAATCTCACAATGGCATCTTATGGGAATG TCATTAACGTACCAAGATACGATTCCATTAGCAGCAAGTTCAAGGGAAAATGA
- the LOC107932874 gene encoding mitochondrial-processing peptidase subunit alpha isoform X1 has protein sequence MYRTAASRLRALKGRTSHIAPARFASSSTVATTSSSSGGLLSWLTGSQSKSVPSLDFPLPGVALPPSLPDYVEPGKTKITTLPNGLKVASETSASPAASIGLYVDCGSIYESPASFGVSHLLERMAFKSTTNRSHLRIVREVEAIGGNVNAAVSREQIGYTFDALKTYVPEMVELLIDCVRNPAYLDWEVNEQLQKVKEEIAEAAKNPHGLLLEAIHSAGYSGALANPLLAPESAVNMLNSTVLEDFAAENFTASRMVLAATGVEHEELLSVAEPLLSDLPNIPRAREPNSVYTGGDYRCQADSGGQTHFALAFELPGGWHNEKEAIILTVLQILMGGGGSFSAGGPGKGMYSRLSDLRVLNQYPQVQSFSAFNSIYNHTGLFGIQATTGSDFVPSAIDVAVKELIAVATPGQVEQKELERAKQSTKSAILMNLESRAVASEDIGKQILTYGERKPVEHFLKVVDKITPKDISSVAEKLLSSNLTMASYGNVINVPRYDSISSKFKGK, from the exons ATGTACCGTACTGCAGCCTCTCGCCTCCGAGCTCTCAAA GGTCGCACGAGCCATATAGCACCTGCAAGGTTTGCAAGTTCAAGCACTGTTGCTACAACATCATCCTCTTCAGGTGGCCTCTTAAGTTGGCTGACTGGGAGTCAATCCAAGTCTGTACCATCACTAGATTTCCCCCTACCAGGTGTTGCTTTACCACCTTCATTGCCTGATTATGTTGAACCTGGTAAAACTAAGATTACAACTCTTCCAAATGGCCTCAAAGTTGCTTCAGAAACCTCAGCA AGTCCTGCTGCTTCAATAGGATTATATGTCGATTGTGGTTCAATCTATGAGTCACCAGCTTCTTTTGGGGTCTCACACCTACTTGAGCGTATGGCCTTCAAAAGCACGACAAACCGAAGCCATTTGCGTATTGTGAGGGAAGTAGAGGCAATTGGTGGCAATGTAAATGCTGCAGTTTCTCGGGAGCAGATTGGATATACCTTTGATGCTTTGAAGACTTATGTTCCTGAAATGGTAGAGTTGCTTATTGATTGTGTGAGAAACCCTGCTTACTTGGATTGGGAGGTTAATGAACAA CTTCAGAAAGTGAAAGAGGAAATTGCTGAAGCAGCAAAGAATCCACATGGCTTGCTTTTAGAAGCCATTCACTCGGCTGGTTATTCTGGTGCATTGGCAAATCCTCTTTTAGCCCCAGAATCTGCAGTTAATATGTTGAACAGTACAGTTTTGGAGGATTTTGCTGCA gaaaatttTACTGCTTCTCGGATGGTACTGGCAGCAACTGGTGTAGAACATGAAGAATTGTTATCTGTTGCAGAACCACTTCTGTCAGATCTTCCCAATATTCCTCGTGCTCGGGAACCAAATTCTGTGTATACTGGGGGAGATTATCGTTGCCAGGCTGATTCAGGG GGCCAAACACATTTTGCTCTTGCATTTGAACTTCCTGGTGGTTGGCACAATGAGAAGGAAGCTATAATTTTGACCGTTCTTCAG ATTCTAATGGGAGGAGGTGGATCATTTTCAGCTGGCGGCCCTGGAAAAGGAATGTATTCAAGATTAT CAGATCtacgtgtcttgaatcagtatccacAAGTTCAGTCCTTTTCGGCATTCAACAGCATTTACAACCATACTGGCTTATTTGGAATACAAGCTACAACT GGTTCTGATTTTGTACCATCTGCCATTGATGTTGCTGTCAAGGAGCTTATTGCTGTTGCAACTCCTGGACAAG TTGAGCAGAAAGAACTGGAGCGTGCTAAACAGTCGACCAAGTCTGCCATTTTGATGAACTTGGAATCCAGA GCAGTTGCTTCAGAAGATATTGGTAAACAAATCTTGACATATGGTGAGAG GAAACCCGTGGAGCATTTCTTGAAGGTCGTTGATAAAATTACACCAAAGGATATTTCTTCGGTAGCCGAAAAGCTTCTATCTTCTAATCTCACAATGGCATCTTATGGGAATG TCATTAACGTACCAAGATACGATTCCATTAGCAGCAAGTTCAAGGGAAAATGA
- the LOC107932892 gene encoding probable aspartyl aminopeptidase: MADTEVSSVVSDFIGFLNASPTAFHAVDEAKKRLQKVGYEQVIEREDWKLEAGKRYFFTRNHSTIVAFAIGKKYVAGNGFHVVGAHTDSPCLKLKPVSKVKKADYLEVGVQTYGGGLWHTWFDRDLTVAGRVMIREEKGGSVSYSHRLVRIEEPIMRVPTLAIHLDRGVNDGFKVNTQNHLLPVLATSVKVELNKEFAENGHHAILTQMIATKLGCQPDQICDFELQACDTQPSIVAGAAKEFIFSGRLDNLCMSFCSLKALIDATSSESDLENESGVRMVALFDHEEVGSNSAQGAGSPAMLDALSRITNSFTSDSKMLTKAIQRSFLVSADMAHALHPNYMDKHEENHQPKLHGGLVIKHNANQRYATNAVTSFIFREIAMKHNLPIQDFVVRNDTPCGSTIGPILASGVGIRTVDVGAPQLSMHSIREMCAVDDVKHSYEHFKAFFKEFSQLDTKITGDT, from the exons ATGGCAGACACTGAAGTGAGCTCCGTAGTGTCTGATTTCATCGGCTTCTTAAACGCTTCTCCTACTGCTTTCCATGCCGTCG ACGAGGCCAAGAAACGTTTGCAAAAGGTTGGGTATGAACAAGTTATAGAGAGAGAGGATTGGAAATTAGAAGCCGGGAAAAGATACTTCTTCACCAGGAATCATTCAACCATTGTTGCTTTTGCTATTGGTAAAAA ATATGTTGCTGGAAATGGATTCCATGTAGTTGGTGCGCATACTGATAGCCCTTGTCTAAAATTGAAGCCTGTTTCcaag GTAAAAAAAGCTGATTATCTGGAGGTGGGTGTGCAAACGTATGGAGGTGGTTTGTGGCATACATGGTTTGATCGCGACTTGACAGTTGCAGGAAGGGTGATGATAAGAGAAGAGAAGGGTGGTTCCGTTTCCTATTCACATCGGCTGGTTAGAATTGAAGAGCCTATAATGCGTGTCCCTACCCTGGCTATTCACTTAGACAG GGGTGTTAATGATGGATTCAAGGTCAACACACAAAATCATCTTTTACCTGTCCTGGCAACATCAGTTAAG GTGGAGCTCAATAAAGAGTTTGCTGAAAATGGACATCATGCAATCCTGACACag ATGATTGCAACTAAGCTTGGATGTCAACCAGATCAAATATGTGATTTTGAGTTGCAAGCATGCGATACCCAACCAAGTATAGTAGCTGGTGCTGCAAAGGAATTTATCTTTTCTGGAAGGCTTGACAATCTTTGCATGTCCTTTTGCTCTCTGAAG GCATTGATTGATGCTACATCCTCTGAGAGTGACCTTGAAAATGAGAGTGGTGTTAGAATGGTGGCATTGTTTGATCATGAGGAGGTTGGATCTAATTCAGCACAAGGAGCTGGATCTCCTGCAATGTTAGATGCTCTATCACGAATAACCAATTCCTTCACCTCTGATTCTAAG ATGCTAACAAAAGCAATCCAGAGAAGTTTCCTTGTTTCTGCTGACATGGCACATGCCCTTCACCCAAATTACATG GACAAACATGAGGAGAACCATCAGCCTAAGTTGCACGGGGGCCTTGTTATCAAACACAATGCAAACCAACGTTATGCGACCAATGCAGTCACGTCTTTCATATTCCGGGAAATAGCTATGAAGCATAACCTTCCTATTCAG GATTTTGTGGTGCGGAACGATACACCTTGTGGCTCAACCATTGGTCCTATCCTAGCTAGTGGTGTGGGGATCCGCACAGTAGATGTCGGTGCTCCCCAATTATCAATGCATAGCATACGAGAAATGTGTGCTGTTGATGATGTGAAGCATTCATATGAGCATTTCAAGGCCTTTTTCAAAGAATTCTCTCAGCTTGATACCAAGATCACCGGTGACACTTAG
- the LOC107932796 gene encoding zinc finger CCCH domain-containing protein 20 yields MVNSPLTFITIFSAYKTHHLAGNCVYTNHKPKIMMVGETHRLNPTVHIPPWPNLDDDQTAEIYSPLNYNATDSHFNNNGGNPVHLHEALAALQRYLPSNEPDVLYPDSDLPVLENPDSPVDAYSCDHFRMFEFKIRKCPRGRAHDWTECPYAHPGEKARRRDPRKYHYSGTACADFRKGNCRKGDGCEFAHGVFECWLHPARYRTELCKDGPGCKRKVCFFAHSLDQLRVVSSAGSGSPLISPRTESSPPVSPISDSLSRSLGSSSINDMLRNLQLGKVKSMPNGLCSSPSPSMFGSPRDSMILPGFCSLPNTPTQNLTRHGIGGYLDLFEKWCEEEEPAMERVESGRDLRAKLFEKLSKENCLGRGNQGQGSGDPNLDWVSDLVN; encoded by the coding sequence ATGGTTAATTCGCCACTTACTTTCATTACCATCTTCTCTGCTTATAAAACACACCACCTTGCCGGTAATTGTGTGTACACAAATCACAAGCCGAAAATTATGATGGTCGGAGAAACTCACCGTCTTAATCCGACTGTCCATATTCCACCATGGCCTAACCTTGACGATGATCAAACGGCCGAGATTTACTCTCCACTCAACTACAATGCAACCGACAGTCACTTCAACAACAACGGCGGCAACCCGGTTCATCTCCATGAAGCGTTAGCAGCGTTACAACGTTACTTGCCGTCGAACGAACCGGACGTTCTCTACCCGGATTCCGATCTTCCGGTTCTCGAAAACCCGGATTCTCCGGTCGACGCTTACTCGTGCGATCATTTCAGGATGTTCGAGTTCAAAATCCGGAAGTGTCCACGTGGCCGAGCCCATGACTGGACCGAGTGTCCGTACGCACATCCCGGCGAGAAAGCTCGCCGGAGGGATCCGAGGAAGTATCATTACTCCGGCACTGCTTGTGCTGATTTCAGGAAAGGGAACTGCCGGAAAGGCGACGGTTGTGAGTTCGCTCACGGCGTTTTCGAATGTTGGCTCCACCCAGCTCGTTACCGGACCGAACTGTGTAAAGATGGACCAGGCTGTAAGCGTAAGGTTTGTTTCTTTGCTCATAGTCTAGACCAGCTTAGGGTCGTGAGCTCCGCCGGTTCTGGCTCTCCTCTTATAAGCCCACGGACCGAGTCATCACCGCCGGTTTCACCTATATCCGACTCATTGAGTCGGTCACTCGGTTCGTCTTCCATTAACGATATGTTAAGGAATTTACAGCTTGGGAAAGTTAAGTCCATGCCTAATGGTCTTTGTTCATCACCTTCTCCTTCCATGTTCGGGTCACCCAGAGATTCAATGATCCTTCCCGGATTTTGTAGCCTTCCCAACACTCCGACCCAGAACTTGACCCGTCATGGGATCGGTGGATACttggatttatttgaaaaatggTGTGAAGAAGAAGAACCAGCCATGGAAAGAGTTGAATCCGGAAGGGATTTACGTGCAAAATTATTTGAGAAATTGAGTAAAGAGAATTGTTTGGGAAGGGGTAATCAGGGTCAGGGTTCTGGAGATCCGAATTTGGATTGGGTTTCGGATTTGGTGAactga